One window of Coriobacteriia bacterium genomic DNA carries:
- a CDS encoding MFS transporter — translation MTPNRPYTSRRVIFAYVSTGALFTLAASMIWAINTIFLINLGHLTLFQVMLVNTAFLISQALCEVPTGVIADTIGRRTSFLLAIAIISISTVLYVVTPQLGWGFWGFTVGSVLLGVGFTFQTGAVDAWMVDALDATGWEGPKDVVFARLQQASGAALIVGALAGGLLGQLNLMIPYLVRAGVLILAFILVLLLVHDYGFVPRPLHFSTFGEEAAKVLRSGTKYGWRSPVVRPLMFVSAVTGVGGMFVFYSWQPFILQLLGDPNAIWLLGVVQSVAALITIAGAGLVGTVMRSGAQRRSPARVLALGSAISALGVFGIAAVGLLKLPPGVLPAAIAIGLWFAWSLMFGLLGPVRSGFINEHIPSAQRATVLSLDSLFGDAGGSVGQPILGLIATSVGLPIAWAISSVAFLGAAPLYMVAGKAADEVASAASAEPHE, via the coding sequence ATGACTCCCAATCGACCTTACACGTCTCGCCGAGTGATCTTCGCCTACGTCTCGACGGGCGCGCTATTCACACTGGCTGCGTCCATGATCTGGGCGATCAACACGATCTTCCTGATCAACCTCGGACATCTGACTCTGTTCCAGGTCATGCTCGTCAACACGGCATTCTTGATCTCTCAGGCGCTGTGCGAGGTCCCCACAGGCGTGATCGCCGATACAATCGGGCGTCGAACGTCGTTCCTGTTGGCCATCGCGATTATCAGCATCTCGACAGTTCTCTACGTCGTGACACCGCAGCTAGGCTGGGGATTCTGGGGCTTTACTGTCGGCAGCGTGCTGCTGGGAGTGGGGTTCACGTTCCAGACGGGGGCCGTCGACGCGTGGATGGTCGACGCGCTGGATGCCACCGGCTGGGAGGGGCCCAAGGACGTCGTCTTTGCCCGCTTGCAGCAGGCAAGCGGTGCCGCGCTGATCGTTGGCGCGTTGGCCGGCGGGCTGCTCGGCCAACTCAACCTCATGATTCCGTACCTGGTGCGCGCAGGCGTTCTGATCCTGGCCTTCATCCTCGTTCTGCTCTTGGTTCACGACTACGGCTTCGTGCCTAGGCCGCTTCACTTCTCGACGTTCGGCGAGGAGGCAGCGAAGGTTCTCCGCTCCGGCACGAAGTACGGTTGGCGTAGCCCGGTCGTCCGTCCCCTGATGTTCGTCTCGGCGGTCACCGGCGTGGGGGGTATGTTCGTCTTCTACTCGTGGCAGCCGTTCATCCTGCAGCTCTTGGGCGATCCCAACGCGATCTGGCTGCTCGGGGTCGTGCAGTCCGTTGCGGCGCTGATCACGATCGCCGGCGCTGGACTTGTGGGGACCGTCATGCGCTCGGGCGCGCAGCGGCGCAGTCCGGCTCGCGTGCTGGCGCTTGGCTCGGCGATTAGCGCCCTCGGCGTGTTCGGTATCGCTGCGGTTGGGCTCTTGAAGTTGCCGCCGGGCGTGCTTCCAGCCGCAATCGCCATCGGCTTGTGGTTCGCCTGGAGCCTGATGTTCGGTCTGTTGGGCCCGGTGAGGTCGGGCTTCATTAACGAGCACATACCTTCCGCGCAGCGGGCCACGGTACTGTCACTCGACTCGCTCTTCGGTGACGCGGGAGGATCGGTCGGTCAGCCGATCCTCGGCCTGATTGCGACATCGGTCGGTCTGCCCATCGCTTGGGCGATCAGCTCGGTCGCATTCTTGGGTGCGGCGCCGCTCTACATGGTGGCAGGCAAAGCCGCCGACGAGGTAGCCTCCGCTGCTTCTGCTGAACCTCACGAGTAG